In Melospiza melodia melodia isolate bMelMel2 chromosome 30, bMelMel2.pri, whole genome shotgun sequence, a single window of DNA contains:
- the CD79B gene encoding B-cell antigen receptor complex-associated protein beta chain: protein MAALGTRLWLLPVTLWLLPLLTGGTQAEKNSPENSTDGTCPSVHQNVRYVAIRKNMPIYFVCYSQEPEDMQWYKTAKEREDLSVLDQNTARYHVERTNTSINLTLLRTSSEDNGIYVCDKKGLRQKEKLHSCGTELRVMGTSSIKQFQNRNTLKDAIIIIQSILLVIFISIPTLLFLDKGEEKKSPEEDHTYEGLEVEQMATYEDITPFRDVKAKWTVGERPGEE from the exons ATGGCTGCTCTGGGCACGAGGCTCTGGCTGCTCCCGGtgaccctctggctgctgcctctgctcacaG GTGGGACCCAAGCAGAGAAGAACAGCCCTGAGAACAGCACAG ATGGCACGTGTCCCTCGGTGCACCAGAACGTGCGGTACGTGGCCATCAGGAAGAACATGCCCATCTACTTCGTGTGCTactcccaggagcccgaggacaTGCAGTGGTACAAGACAGCAAAGGAGAGGGAGGACCTCTCTGTGCTGGATCAGAACACGGCCAGGTACCACGTCGAGAGGACAAACACCTCCATCAACCTGACCCTCCTCCGGACCAGCTCCGAGGACAACGGGATCTACGTGTGTGACAAGAAGGGCCTGCGGCAGAAGGAGAAGCTGCACTCGTGTGGGACAGAGCTCCGGGTCATGG GTACCAGCAGCATCAAGCAGTTCCAGAACAGGAACACGCTGAAAGatgccatcatcatcatccagtCCATCCTGCTCGTCATCTTCATCAGCATCCCCACCCTCCTCTTCCTAGACAAG GGTGAAGAGAAGAAGAGCCCAGAGGAGGACCACACCTATGAG GGGCTGGAGGTGGAGCAGATGGCCACCTACGAGGACATCACTCCTTTCCGGGACGTGAAGGCCAAGTGGACGGTGGGGGAGCGCCCAGGTGAAGAGTGA